Proteins co-encoded in one Papaver somniferum cultivar HN1 chromosome 5, ASM357369v1, whole genome shotgun sequence genomic window:
- the LOC113279688 gene encoding receptor-like protein 33, whose product MTLDLSNNKFKGRLPKSIANCTDLKVIDVGNNQLNDTFPSWLGGMPQLRSNKFFGAWGAQCNFSVLQIIDISTNDFSGLLPKDCFSSWNAMIINKQERDWNREDQILQIDDLKMDFYYQPKVTVTSKGIDIELVKILTTFTSIDLSNNRFEGGIPEIIGSLTALRILNFTGKIPSTFGNLTHLESLDLSRNNLTGNIPFQLAGLSSLSVLNVSFNKLVGEIPSGTQFQTFDSSSFQGNNGLCGFPLSKDCKNTVQSNSKDENASGSKDEFETFLGFVVGAGMVIGPQYFWKKGRQWVNKCINKILRIR is encoded by the coding sequence ATGACACTCGACCTCAGCAACAACAAATTCAAAGGGCGTTTACCAAAATCTATTGCCAACTGCACTGACTTGAAGGTCATAGATGTTGGGAACAATCAATTAAATGATACTTTCCCTTCCTGGCTAGGTGGTATGCCACAGTTGCGGtcaaacaaattttttggtgcatGGGGAGCTCAGTGTAACTTCTCAGTGTTACAAATTATCGACATTTCAACTAATGACTTTTCAGGTCTTCTACCCAAAGATTGTTTTTCAAGTTGGAATGCCATGATAATAAACAAACAAGAAAGAGACTGGAACCGCGAGGATCAGATATTACAGATTGATGATCTGAAAATGGACTTCTATTACCAACCAAAGGTGACAGTAACAAGCAAAGGGATCGATATTGAATTGGTGAAGATTCTAACCACCTTTACGAGCATTGACTTGTCAAATAACAGATTTGAAGGAGGGATACCAGAAATCATTGGAAGTCTCACCGCACTTCGCATTCTAAATTTCACCGGCAAAATTCCATCGACTTTTGGGAATCTCACACATCTGGAGTCATTGGACCTCTCGCGGAACAACCTCACAGGAAATATCCCTTTCCAGTTAGCAGGTTTATCATCCCTTTCGGTTTTGAACGTCTCCTTCAACAAACTGGTTGGGGAAATTCCGTCAGGCACTCAATTTCAAACTTTCGACTCCAGTTCCTTCCAAGGAAATAATGGATTATGTGGTTTTCCCCTGTCCAAAGACTGCAAGAACACTGTCCAGTCAAATTCTAAGGATGAAAATGCGTCGGGATCTAAGGATGAATTTGAGACTTTTCTGGGATTTGTTGTAGGTGCAGGCATGGTTATTGGACCTCAATATTTTTGGAAGAAAGGGAGACAATGGGTTAACAAGTGTATCAACAAAATCCTTCGTATTCGTTGA
- the LOC113282871 gene encoding F-box protein At3g07870-like has protein sequence MEKKRSRKRMTIQNVLKSKSKCEIPSEMQMCMVNRIPSEILMEILSRLPTDSILQCRQVCRPWENITHHPSFADMHPHQLLHLNGKSYSCHSSVIGAMVDVGLLFCFRFPRELGFQLYYGEYGSQPNRKLRRINQPSMNYHSIVGSCNGLICFSEMNLSTSVKFEPVCICNPITREYVNLARLLEVKGENKLDSMVCDFGYHHSIEKYKIVKINYIEGKPLGQVQVYTLGDGSGWSDVGETNYSLQFSKDTWRGASYRRSPLGAFANGARVIGLTRI, from the coding sequence atggagaagaagagaagTCGTAAAAGGATGACTATCCAGAACGTTTTGAAATCAAAGAGTAAATGTGAAATTCCCTCAGAGATGCAAATGTGCATGGTGAACAGGATCCCCTCAGAAATTCTCATGGAAATACTTTCTCGCTTACCAACTGATTCAATCTTGCAGTGTAGACAAGTATGCCGACCATGGGAAAATATTACTCATCATCCTTCCTTTGCTGATATGCATCCACATCAACTTTTGCATCTGAATGGTAAAAGTTACTCATGTCATTCTTCTGTTATTGGTGCTATGGTCGATGTTGGTTTGCTTTTTTGCTTTCGGTTTCCACGTGAACTTGGCTTCCAACTTTACTATGGTGAGTATGGCAGTCAACCAAATAGGAAGCTTAGAAGGATCAACCAGCCTTCCATGAACTATCACTCAATTGTTGGTTCATGTAACGGGTTGATTTGCTTTTCTGAAATGAATTTATCTACTTCTGTGAAGTTTGAACCTGTCTGCATTTGTAATCCTATCACTAGAGAATACGTGAACCTTGCAAGACTGCTAGAAGTGAAAGGTGAAAATAAGTTAGATTCTATGGTGTGTGATTTCGGTTACCATCATTCTATCGAGAAGTACAAAATTGTAAAAATCAATTATATTGAGGGCAAACCCCTTGGGCAAGTCCAGGTATATACACTTGGCGATGGCAGTGGTTGGAGTGACGTAGGAGAAACCAACTACTCACTGCAATTCAGTAAAGATACTTGGAGAGGTGCCTCTTATCGCCGTTCCCCCTTAGGGGCATTTGCAAATGGAGCGAGGGTCATTGGCTTAACAAGGATCTGA
- the LOC113282870 gene encoding probable glucan endo-1,3-beta-glucosidase A6: MKMAALLFSLVFFSFLSISNAKLSSSLGVCYGQLGNNLPSPAKSVELLKSLKVSQVKLYDPNPKILTALAGTKIHVLTMVPNEIISNISKNQSLSDEWVRLHILPFYPKTRITALLVGNEILSPWQTNKTWVDLVPAMRRVRQSLKKYKLQKIKVGTPLAIDAVDQAIPYPPSNGTFRSDIAVSVMKPMLQFLNRTKSFFFLDAYTYFPWSANPDKISLDYALFEGNVTYTDPVSGLLYTNLLDQILDSVVFAMTKMGYPNIPIFLAETGWPSNGDVDQIGGNVKNAATYNRNLIKRATAVPTYGTPARPGWAIPTLIFALYNENTKPGPGTERNWGLLYPTGKPVYEVDLTGKRYDYPVLPEGKNNVPYKGKVWCVVAKGVINMTEVGNAVTYACGQGNGTCDAIQPGKACYQPNSLVAHANYAFSSYWSQRRSIGATCYFNGVAVQTTKDPGYGSCRFPSVTL; the protein is encoded by the exons ATGAAAATGGCTGCTCTGCTGTTTTCTCTGGTTTTCTTCTCCTTCCTATCAATCTCAA ATGCAAAGCTTTCAAGTAGTCTTGGGGTATGTTATGGTCAACTAGGAAACAATCTACCATCACCAGCCAAATCAGTTGAACTACTGAAATCACTCAAAGTAAGTCAAGTGAAACTCTATGACCCAAACCCTAAGATCTTAACAGCATTAGCAGGTACTAAGATCCATGTCTTAACTATGGTACCAAATGAAATCATTTCAAACATTTCTAAGAATCAGTCTCTTTCAGATGAATGGGTTAGACTCCATATCCTTCCTTTTTATCCTAAGACTAGAATTACAGCTTTGCTTGTTGGTAATGAGATTCTTAGTCCATGGCAGACTAACAAAACTTGGGTAGATCTTGTTCCTGCTATGAGGAGAGTTAGACAATCTCTGAAGAAATACAAACTTCAGAAGATTAAAGTTGGTACTCCATTAGCTATTGATGCTGTTGATCAAGCTATTCCATACCCACCTTCAAATGGAACTTTTCGATCCGATATTGCTGTCTCTGTTATGAAGCCAATGTTGCAGTTTTTGAATAGGACTAAATCGTTTTTCTTTCTTGATGCTTATACTTATTTCCCTTGGTCTGCAAATCCTGATAAGATTTCTTTAGATTATGCGCTTTTCGAAGGGAATGTAACGTATACTGACCCGGTTAGCGGCTTGTTGTACACCAATTTGCTTGATCAAATTCTTGATTCGGTTGTTTTTGCTATGACTAAGATGGGTTATCCAAATATACCTATATTTTTAGCTGAAACTGGTTGGCCTTCTAATGGTGATGTTGACCAAATTGGAGGTAATGTTAAAAATGCTGCCACTTACAATAGAAATCTTATCAAGAGAGCGACGGCTGTGCCAACTTATGGAACTCCTGCGCGACCTGGATGGGCGATTCCTACTCTAATCTTTGCTTTGTATAATGAGAATACAAAGCCTGGTCCTGGTACAGAAAGGAATTGGGGATTATTGTACCCCACTGGGAAACCCGTTTATGAAGTTGACTTGACAGGGAAACGGTATGATTACCCCGTGTTGCCCGAGGGAAAGAATAATGTGCCTTACAAGGGTAAGGTATGGTGTGTTGTGGCGAAAGGTGTGATAAACATGACAGAGGTCGGAAATGCGGTAACTTATGCTTGTGGACAGGGTAATGGAACTTGTGACGCGATCCAACCTGGAAAAGCATGTTATCAACCAAATTCATTGGTTGCTCATGCTAACTATGCTTTTAGTTCTTATTGGTCTCAGCGTAGGAGTATCGGTGCCACTTGTTACTTCAATGGTGTTGCTGTTCAAACCACGAAAGACCCTG GTTATGGATCTTGCAGGTTCCCCAGTGTGACTCTCTAA